TCAATGTTGACAATCATGAAATCTTTAGAGCAATTGCCTCATTTCTTAAAAAAAGACTACCTAGCAATAAATCACAAGATTGACTCAGATTGAGTCAGTTACTGAAAGGTATCAAATCAAATTGGAGGTGATTGTTATTAAAGAGGCCATGTTCTACGAAAAAGTCGGAGGGAAAGTCGTCCACTGTCATTTATGCAGTCATCATTGTAAAATCAATGAAGGAAATAGAGGAATCTGTGGCGTACGAGAGAACATAGATGGAACTCTATACTCGCTGGTTTATGGGAAACTTATAGCTAGTGCGGTCGATCCTATCGAAAAGAAACCTCTCTTCCATTTTCTTCCCGGATCACGAACTTATTCCATAGCCACGGTTGGCTGCAATTTTCGTTGCCTAAATTGCCAGAACTATGATATCTCTCAGATGCCTAAGCCTAAAAAACCTGTAATCGGAAAAGACATAACTCCCAATGAAATCGTTGAAACCGCGAAACATAACAATTGTGAAAGCATCGCCTATACATATACAGAACCAACCATCTTCTTTGAATACGCCTTTGAAACAGCCAAATTAGCCAGCAAAGATGGTCTAAAAAACATTTTCGTCACTAATGGGTATATAACCGAAGATGCTCTAAGGGTTATTTCTCCCTACTTAGATGCGGCTAATATCGACCTAAAAAGTATGAGCGATGAATTTTATCGGAAGATATGTGGAGCTCGTATAAAACATGTAATGAACACTATAAGGCTACACAAAGAGATGGGAATCTGGATTGAGATCACAACTTTGATCATCCCATCTCTTAATGATTCTGAAAAT
This region of Candidatus Methylarchaceae archaeon HK02M2 genomic DNA includes:
- the amrS gene encoding AmmeMemoRadiSam system radical SAM enzyme; amino-acid sequence: MTQIESVTERYQIKLEVIVIKEAMFYEKVGGKVVHCHLCSHHCKINEGNRGICGVRENIDGTLYSLVYGKLIASAVDPIEKKPLFHFLPGSRTYSIATVGCNFRCLNCQNYDISQMPKPKKPVIGKDITPNEIVETAKHNNCESIAYTYTEPTIFFEYAFETAKLASKDGLKNIFVTNGYITEDALRVISPYLDAANIDLKSMSDEFYRKICGARIKHVMNTIRLHKEMGIWIEITTLIIPSLNDSENNFRKIAEFIKNLDESIPWHITKFYPAYRLLDLPPTPVETLDKAKKIGLDIGLKHIYQGNIPGEGENTYCPNCGRSLIKRDGYLVIKNNIRDSKCSYCSTKIDGVW